A window from Corvus cornix cornix isolate S_Up_H32 chromosome 8, ASM73873v5, whole genome shotgun sequence encodes these proteins:
- the SAMD13 gene encoding sterile alpha motif domain-containing protein 13 isoform X2, which produces MLTVDMENKENGSLDVKNSVENGRPLDPADWAVTDVVNYFRTAGFEEQANAFQEQEIDGKSLLLMTRNDVLTGLSLKLGPALKIYEYHVKPLQTQHLKNNSL; this is translated from the exons ATGCTAACTGTTGacatggaaaacaaggaaaatggcTCTCTGGATGTCAAAAA TTCAGTAGAGAATGGGAGACCTCTGGATCCTGCTGACTGGGCTGTCACCGATGTTGTGAATTATTTCAGAACAGCTGGATTTGAGGAACAAGCCAATGCTTTTCAGGAACAG GAAATTGATGGGAAATCATTACTGTTGATGACAAGAAATGATGTACTGACTGGACTTTCATTAAAACTGGGGCCTGCGCTGAAAATCTATGAATATCACGTAAAACCTCTACAGACACAACATCTAAAGAACAACTCTTTATAG
- the SAMD13 gene encoding sterile alpha motif domain-containing protein 13 isoform X1: MTEGLLSSLDTQLYIAVAEVKLLPMLTVDMENKENGSLDVKNSVENGRPLDPADWAVTDVVNYFRTAGFEEQANAFQEQEIDGKSLLLMTRNDVLTGLSLKLGPALKIYEYHVKPLQTQHLKNNSL, from the exons ATGACTGAAGGCCTATTAAGCTCTCTTGATACACAGCTATATATTGCAG TTGCTGAAGTAAAACTTCTCCCCATGCTAACTGTTGacatggaaaacaaggaaaatggcTCTCTGGATGTCAAAAA TTCAGTAGAGAATGGGAGACCTCTGGATCCTGCTGACTGGGCTGTCACCGATGTTGTGAATTATTTCAGAACAGCTGGATTTGAGGAACAAGCCAATGCTTTTCAGGAACAG GAAATTGATGGGAAATCATTACTGTTGATGACAAGAAATGATGTACTGACTGGACTTTCATTAAAACTGGGGCCTGCGCTGAAAATCTATGAATATCACGTAAAACCTCTACAGACACAACATCTAAAGAACAACTCTTTATAG